A window of the Plasmodium falciparum 3D7 genome assembly, chromosome: 3 genome harbors these coding sequences:
- a CDS encoding exported protein family 1, translated as MIIIVPFIFFNLIFTSDMMYEYIENTKVPIFVKLFFGKSIFIEDIFYYVGMIMKEMMEGQNIREEEVAELLKDRLDLYIDNEDEWEKLMENEISMLLKSSFSNFILESIGWTYENVSNIFLEEKANSGINKKDIYLKEANERMIRNSIVLRQCKSRFISIITNYYPFKEQNNPFIKQAQYVSSSNYVLDDIINNIDYSIDNIHRAIDNLYYEHILNLLEEEKNEILEEILRNILKIILCDVETTVRRSAQKVLQNAEGDTNLMLKRAKGLQSLGKMILQKVN; from the coding sequence atgataattattgttccttttatattttttaatttaatatttacctCTGATATGATGTAtgaatatattgaaaatacCAAAGTACCTATTTttgttaaattattttttgggaaaagtatttttattgaagatatattttattatgttggTATGATTATGAAAGAAATGATGGAAGGGCAAAATATAAGAGAAGAGGAAGTAGctgaattattaaaagatagattagatttatatatagataatgaAGATGAATGGGAGAAGTTAATGGAAAATGAAATTAGCATGTTATTAAAGTCttcattttctaattttatattagaaTCTATAGGATGGACATATGAGAATGtttctaatatttttttagaaGAAAAAGCAAATTCtggtataaataaaaaagatatatatttaaaagaagcTAATGAGAGAATGATTAGAAATTCAATTGTTTTGAGACAATGTAAAAGTCGttttatatctataataacaaattattatccttttaaagaacaaaataatccTTTTATAAAGCAGGCACAATATGTATCCTCATCTAATTATGTATtggatgatataataaataatatagactATAGTATAGATAATATACATAGAGCCATAGATAATTTATActatgaacatatattaaatttattagaggaagaaaaaaatgaaatactagaagaaatattaaggaatattctaaaaattattttgtgtGATGTTGAAACAACGGTAAGAAGATCAGCACAAAAAGTATTACAAAATGCAGAAGGAGATACAAATTTGATGCTTAAAAGAGCTAAAGGATTACAATCATTGGGTAAA